Proteins found in one Arachis stenosperma cultivar V10309 chromosome 8, arast.V10309.gnm1.PFL2, whole genome shotgun sequence genomic segment:
- the LOC130945323 gene encoding uncharacterized protein LOC130945323, translated as MRLNPLKCAFAMEAGKFLGFMITQRGVEANPEKCQAILQMKSPGCIKDVQRLAGRLTSLSRFLGASTTKALPFFNLMKKGMAFEWTPACEEAFRHFKEILAAPPVLGKPKDGEPLYLYLAITGEALAAVLVREEGRAQQPVYFINRALQGAELRYSKLEKQALALLTSSRRLKQYFQSHQVVVRTDQGIRQVLQKPDLAGRMMTWSIELSQYDIRYEPRQAIKAQAMADFLVEVTGDPTEETSTRWKLHVDGASNQTFGGAGIILESLVGVVYEQSIRFEFPISNNQAEYEALIGGLTLAAEVGATRLEICSDSQVVTSQVNGSYQAKDSLLQKYLEKVKNLSQKFEEVTVHHVPRERNTRAVLLSKLASTKPGEGNRSLIQGMTREPAVTLHVSRLGSSWLDPITSFLENGKLPDDEKDAAKLRREAAKYAVIQGQLFKKGLNQPLLKCLHPDQKDYVLRKVHEGCCGHHIGGKALARKLIRAGYYWPSMMADSKEFVKKCVKCQKNANFHRAPASELSLLTSSRPFSQ; from the coding sequence ATGAGGCTGAATCCACTCAAATGtgccttcgccatggaagctGGCAAGTTCCTAGGATTtatgataactcagagaggggtagaagccAACCCGGAGAAGTGTCAAGCGATACTCCAGATGAAGAGCCCAGGTTGTATCAAGGACGTCCAAAGGCTGGCGGGGCGGCTGACCTCATTATCCCGGTTTCTCGGGGCATCGACGACAAAGGCCCTACCGTTCtttaacctcatgaagaaagggatggcgTTCGAGTGGACGCCCGCATGTGAGGAAGCCTTTCGGCACTTCAAGGAAATTCTGGCGGCTCCGCCTGTGCTCGGGAAGCCAAAGGACGGGGAGCCGTTATACCTATACCTCGCCATAACAGGAGAAGCCCTGGCCGCAGTTCTGGTGCGGGAAGAAGGGAGGGCTCAACAACCAGTCTATTTCATAAACAGAGCCCTGCAAGGGGCAGAGTTAAGGTACAGCAAACTGGAAAAGCAAGCTCTAGCACTCTTGACCTCCTCACGAAGGTTAAAGCAATACTTCCAAAGTCACCAGGTTGTCGTAAGAACGGACCAGGGAATCCGGCAAGTACTTCAAAAACCCGACTTGGCaggaagaatgatgacttggtccatcgaaCTTTCCCAATACGATATACGATACGAAccccggcaagccatcaaggcgcaGGCGATGGCAGATTTTCTGGTAGAAGTAACGGGGGATCCAACCGAAGAGACGAgcacacggtggaagctccacgtggacggagcctccaaccagacATTTGGGGGTGCCGGGATCATCCTGGAAAGCCTGGTTGGGGTAGTATACGAGCAGTCGATCAGGTTCGAATTTCCCATCtcgaacaaccaggcagaatacgaagcccttATAGGGGGCTTAACCCTAGCAGCGGAAGTCGGAGCGACAAGGCTGGAAATATGCAGCGATTCTCAGGTCGTCACCTCCCAGGTAAacgggagctaccaagccaaagactcGTTATTACAAAAGTACTTGGAAAAAGTCAAAAACTTAAGCCAAAAATTTGAGGAGGTCACGGTCCACCACGTTCCtagagaaaggaacacacgggcaGTTCTCCTATCAAAGTTGGCCAGCACTAAACCGGGAGAAGGCAAccggtctctcatccaaggcatgACGAGAGAGCCAGCGGTCACTTTGCACGTGTCAAGACTGGGCTCTTCATGGCTAGACCCTATCACCAGCTTCCTAGAAAATGGCAAACTCCCTGACGACGAAAAGGACGCGGCGAAACTGAGAAGGGAAGCAGCCAAATACGCGGTCATCCAAGGACAACTATTCAAGAAAGGACTCAACCAGCCCCTGCTGAAGTGCTTACACCCCGACCAAAAGGACTACGTCCTCAGGAAAGTCCATGAAGGCTGCTGCGGACACCACATAGGAGGTAAGGCCTTGGCAAGAAAATTAATTCGAGCCGGATACTATTGGCCGTCAATGATGGCAGACTCCAAGGAGTTCGTAAAAAAATGTGTGAAGTGTCAAAAGAACGCCAATTTCCACAGGGCACCGGCCTCCGAGTTAAGCCTGTTAACGTCCTCCCGGCCATTCTCTCAATAG